One segment of Drosophila ananassae strain 14024-0371.13 chromosome 3R, ASM1763931v2, whole genome shotgun sequence DNA contains the following:
- the LOC6505485 gene encoding extensin → MQSSCVLVVVLALAALVAARPEPPRDSYSAPPSSSYQPSGPSGGYGAPAPQYGPPQQPPVVHKHVYVHVPPPEPEYQAPRKPLYVPPPQKHYKIVFIKAPSPPAPTAPVIPQFPQNEEKTLVYVLVKKPEEQPEIIIPTPAPTQPSKPEVYFIRYKTQKEETGPYPNSVAPPAPEYGAPAAPPAPSAPSSSYGAPSH, encoded by the exons ATGCAGTCCAGTTGTGTG TTAGTGGTCGTACTGGCCTTGGCTGCCTTGGTGGCCGCTCGTCCCGAGCCGCCGCGTGACTCGTACAGTGCTCCCCCGTCGAGCAGCTACCAGCCCAGCGGACCCAGCGGTGGCTATGGAGCACCTGCCCCACAGTACGGACCCCCGCAGCAGCCGCCAGTGGTGCACAAGCACGTCTATGTGCATGTCCCACCACCAGAGCCGGAGTACCAGGCACCCAG gaaACCCCTGTATGTGCCTCCCCCACAGAAGCACTACAAGATCGTCTTCATCAAGGCACCATCTCCACCTGCCCCCACTGCCCCGGTCATCCCGCAGTTCCCTCAGAACGAGGAGAAGACCCTGGTGTACGTGCTAGTCAAGAAGCCCGAGGAGCAGCCCGAGATCATCATCCCCACGCCGGCGCCCACACAGCCCAGCAAGCCGGAGGTGTACTTCATCCGCTACAAGACCCAGAAGGAGGAGACCGGACCCTATCCCAACAGCGTGGCGCCACCAGCTCCCGAGTACGGTGCCCCAGCTGCCCCGCCCGCCCCCTCTGCCCCCAGCAGCTCGTACGGAGCCCCGTCCCACTAA